The Musa acuminata AAA Group cultivar baxijiao chromosome BXJ2-2, Cavendish_Baxijiao_AAA, whole genome shotgun sequence genome contains the following window.
tctgggcgcgaaaagcggctacgtggtcTGCTGGGTCAACGGCGCCGTCATACGCATCCAGCGAGGGAAGGCGGAAGTGTGGGGGGATTGCCTGGtcttgtatctcgggggtgaacaGGGATCCTTGCTGTCCGTCCACCCCGAGCTCtcctcttgacttacgaacttcctGTTGTACTTCGTCGAGTCTTTGACCGACGAGGCGCAACTGAGCTAGTAGGGCATTTGTTGAGTCGGCGGTCGGAGCCTCGGGCTCGGGGCGGCTCGCCGTGTCTTCTGCTTCCCGACTCCCGGGCCGAGTTATCGGGTTTCGAGGTGAGCTAGGAAGCTCGGGAAGTGGTACGTGAGTCCGGACGGGGGTCTCCCGTCGCTGCGAAGGCCGGGTTGCATGAGGAGGGGTCCGCTGGGAGACGATCGGAATGATAGTCTGCACCATGCTTGTCAGGGCTCGGACCtgatgagcgaggtcgtgaaaggcctcgggtgacactgGCGACGGGCCGGCGGGTGCGCCGTCGGGAGGCGacaagcctgggtcattgaacaatTGCCAGTAGCGTTCTGACGCCGCTGCGGGGCGTTCGTCGCGGAATTCATCATGCCCCCGGGGTGGGGAGCCCAGCGGTTGTGGGCCCGCCAATGTGGGTTCGCTGATCGCTTGATATTCGGATCGGGCCCTCCttttagcgccaatctgttacggtaagtaactttttagccgtgacctcggggtcgatgcggctggttcagggctccgaatggctgggatcagacgtggctccCCTTGGAATCTCGTGGCGGCCGCTGCAGGGGGTCTGGCTGGAAAGTTCCGCGACGCCGAGTAGGGTCAGCTTTGGTCGAGTACTTgtgcacaggtcgggtcggtggctcggcccgacccctccgacgatcaagtcagtgattcgGAGTGGAGTTTGGGTGAGATTGTGTCCCCCTGCCCGTTGGGAGcccgggggtatttataagtgaatttgatgttacctgatgtgccatcctgtcggagcagggccgtacctctgatggcgtctgtcgtcgtcgtgggcgttgcgtggaaggtCGAGCTGCTGCGGGGTATGGGGAGCGTCAGTCGACGCCTTCTCCTGCCTCGGCCGGTCATGAGGGATCAGACGATGAGGTCGTCCgggtacggtgggtgtgggtGCATACTATGTTGGTGTTAATGCTCGCTCCCTAGGGCAGTGTGCCGTCCAGGGGTGTCTgacgtgggggtgtattacgtcaaatctggtgtgttacgtcaaatctgtttttacccctatcaaatgGTATGATGTTACCGCATATAGTTCGCTaggttgtaaaaaaaaaaagatttaaaattGAATAAAGCTGATCTATTTTCATTATTCGCATTATTAATACAAAAAGGTGTCGCACAATTTTGCCTCATTTATCTTGTGAGCTTCTCAGTTTGCGACGATGGGAATCACAAAAGCGTGCAATTCGGGAGTTACCGTGAGAATCCACCGTTGGAAGGTAAGAAGAGAATTAGATGACTGCGTCAGATACTGAGATAAGCGAGAGAACTGGGCGAGCGAGATGCCGAGAATGGAGGGATCAGTTATAGTAACGTGACAGTAAGGGGATAAACCGCCAACATCGAACGAAGTCTCCCCCTCTCTGCTTAATAGTTGGTAGTAGATCGTCTCTAAGATCTCTCTTCTGTCGAGTCGCCTTTGACGACGCAGTATCCAACCCACAAGTAAATCCTTAATCTTTCTGTGTCTTTTGTCTTCTCGTCTTCCTGTCTTTTCAACTCTTAGTGTTTCACTGAACTTTACATTAAATGCTCCTACTCTCTAGTTTTCGGATACATCATAAGTTTATTAGTAGTTGAAGACAATCAATAGAATTCCCATGGCCACCGTTCTAATCATGCATGCACTTGCCATGCAGTGGTTCTCTTATATATCTCGATATTTGAAGATCTTTTTTGTTGCTTTATAATCTTTAGAGCATGTCAGCAGCAATCTTCTTACATCTCACACACCTATTTTTCGTTGTTAGCTTAGTAGGAGGTCTGACAACAGTGTTGCACTGCAGACAACGATCTGCTAGGCCATGGCGCTGAGCTTGGACGGCAGCTGGGAAGCAGCAGAACATCTGATCCCCGACGTAGGCCTCTTCCATGAAAGCCAATCCGAAGTAGCCGATGCGCTCCTCGGTTTCTTCTCCGACCCTGTCGAGGCTTGTCGCCTCCCCATCGACTCCCTCTTCGATCGACCGGGCGATGCCTACGACGACACAGGCCCCACCCTGCTCCCCTCACTCGTTCCACACCCCTGTTTCTCTGCACCCTCCGTGGTGTCCCTCCCTCCCGACCTTTACGCACCAAGCGACGAATTCGATCTCTACCACCGTCCGAAGCGGCCCAGGAGCTGCAACGATCTGTGTCGCCCGTGGGAACTCATGCCCGAGGCCAACTCCTGCAATGTGGCCATGCCTGCACCAGCCGTGACTGGCTGCCAGGTACCTGAGCTCTCGACGGAGTTCATGGCCCCTCCTCTACCAGCAGTCGTGACACCGGCATGCGACGGAGAGAGGAAGGCGGGTGGCGGGTGCTTGTCTGCGCAGAGCGTGGCAGCGAGGGCGCGGAGGAAGAGGATCAGTGAGAAGACTCAGGAGCTCGGAAGGTTGATCCCTGGCGGCAACAAGATGAACACAGCTGAAATGTTTCAGGCTGCCTACAAGTATGTCAAGTTCTTGCAGGCACAGGTTGGGATTCTCGAGCTCATGGCCTCAATTAAGGTACAAAAGACTCGTCTTCAGTACATCCAATCTCAAAGCTTTGCCAGCGATGGATTCATTGGCCTTCATATGCAGGGCTGGAATGCGCCACAGCAGGTGGAGCAAAAGCTTCGACTTCTTCTTGCATCTACCGTTGTCCAAGAGAAGCTGTCAGGCGAAGGGCGATGCCTCGTCCCGGAGCAGGCGATCGAATCCATGTCCACGGGCCGGGACATCGAATCCGACATGCTCATATCCAAGGATCTCGATCGCTTCATCGAATCGGTGGGACGATCCAATTAGTTCTCCACAACTGACAGTGGTGACGTCTTGTTTCTCTCATCTTACCCAACTTGTAACCTTTAACTTGCACTTGTCGTGTATGAAgaaatggattgaaagatttcttCACTCTCATGGCGGCCCAACAAACGTATTCTGATGGCTATTTACCTTTGGTTGGGCTTTTATAAATCCCGTGACGTGGCAACAGCTCAATCGTCGATTAACTTCCTGATGGATATTAGGGTTCATCCATGTCGTCCCTCTATATAAATAGCTCCCCCTTTGCCGGCTCCTGCCCTCGTCGAAGCTTTTACTTGGGGTTTCCGTTTCTCTGTGCGTCGGAAAAATGATTACCGGCGGTTCTCTGCGATGACCGCCGTGTACGAGTCGACGCCACATGCAGGCAACCTTTCCGCCATCTGCTCCGCTTTCGCGAGTTGGCCTTGATTTCGGTCGGATCGCAGATGCCGGGTTTTCTATCTGGTTTCTCTTTGTTGACTAGTTCTTTATCTCTCTTTCTCGTTCTCAATTTGAAGAAGATTGGCGGAGGTGTTTGTGGGGACGTGATGATCCTTTTCCCCACATGATTGACGATGAATTCACCGCGtctcctttcttcttgttctcCCCTAATTCGTGGAGAGCTAAGAATTCAAGCCAGCAGTTCTGATCCCCGATTCCTCCATCATTTTCATCTTCTTTTGTTCTGTATATTGCGTGGATTGTGTGGACAGTAATGATGCGGTGATGGGTCTTTCCTCCGGATGATTGAATATGAACTTACTGTGCGCCATTCTTTCCTCGAAGGAGGAGATAAGCCAGGACTCTGATCTCCATCACCTCGACGCAATTCCAAAGCATCAGTACATTAGCTACGTCGAACAACCACGGATTTAGCTGATTTGCCCAGAGCATGGTTGCTCTCGAATCAGAACAACTCTCGCAAATATCTGTACAAAGGACTAGTTGGTGAGCGAGAGCGCGGGAAAATTGTTGTCGTTCTTCCAAGGATTACAGATTTACTGGTTAACTTCGTTGTTCCAATCCGAAATTAATATGAAATTTTCAGAATCATATAATCTTTATCATGATAAAGAAAGTAGGCCGAGAAATTTCATCTAATCTCATCTTAAACCTGACTTATTGGTTTAGGCATCGCAACCTGTCTCAAATTCTATTTAGCTAATTGTATCTTTTGTAAATTTTGTTAATGAAATATTTTAATGTAAGAATAGGGTAAATTTTAATCACCTATGATTGGCAATTCCATTATGGTCCTTACCAACTTTTATGTATACCGATTCAATTTTGGGtgctttattatttatatatatatttatattaatatatatgtgTTTTCGAACGATGCGAGGGGCTAAAATCCCAATCATGTATGATTAGGTCACGAGGGGAATGATAGTGTGAGATCGTCCTCAGCTTGTAAAGGTGCTTAATTTCAATGACCGCAAACTGCAGTTTTACTATCCTGATGCAGTGTAGCTACTTAGCAAATTGGGTTAAGTTAGATGAGCACGTGGCAGACTCAAGAACATGTACGTTGTTTCGTCTCACCGTCGTCGCCAGTGTCTCACAGGGCCCGTCCCACTTTGTGGGCTCCACGAGTCGACCACGTAGACGAGATGCCGACAGCTCTGAATCGACCCGTTTCGATTCCTCTCAGTTCCGAAAGCGGACCCAAGTATTCacgcctccctctctctctctctctctctctctcttcggcaTTCCCTACAGGTTAAACCAGCACATGAGGAAGGCGAGGGTTCGCCTCTCGCCGCGGGCCCTGATGCGACCCCCTAGCCCCAGATCCACCATCCCGGGTCGCTGTCTTTCCTCTCTTCTCCTCGTTGCCGCGGTCACCTTGCCCTGCGCCGTGCTCTACCGCGCCGCCGCGCCCACCTCGTCCCCATCGTGGCGGCCCGGCCCTGCGATCCCCGATACCTCTCCCATCGCCACTCAATTGGTGagctattctcctcctcctcctcctcctcctcatcatcatcatcatcatcatcatcatcatcattgaggATCTTCCAGTGAGCACGCTCGAAAGCGAGCGACGGTTTCAAGAATGCGATCGTTTCACCGTCTTAGAAACTCGTGATTGATTATCCGTTGCTCTTTCTCCTCCTTCCCCCCTTGGTCCCATGGCGCAGCTCGGTGCATTTTCGACGTTTCTCCACGGAGTGACGCTAATGCCCTCGGATTTTATTTCTGTTTAGCTCGAGTTGTTTTTTATGGTGGCGAATTAGGACGAATAATTATTAAATTAGACGATAGCGTTTGCATTCTATTCTGGTTTTTACATGTATCCTTGCAGAGTTTAGAGTTATTTTACTTGTATTTGCAGATTTTTACGTAGCATAAAATCGCTCTAATTATTAAGATTCTCCACATATATCCTTCTATTGGCATCCATCCAAATAAACTCAGTTTAACCAAAAGGTAATGAGTATACCAGTTCTTAGTTTCAGTTTAAAAACATAAAGTTATAAAATAAACATAATATTCTTATCATCATAAGTTTTTAAGGAGTACTTATATCAATTTGAGTTTTAAGCTAATAGAGATTAATTACAAAGTTATACCTACAAATTTTTAGAATTGACAAGCACATATATTCTAGACTCAAGTTAAAAGGGATAAATATGATTGTGCTTTTGTTTTATAACGAGTTTCAACTTGTCTTTCGGTTCATCTGCTTTAGCTGGAGTTGGGCCTAACTGGTTCTGTTCACCTTGCTGGTTTCTGGCCTAGGCTGTTTTATTTGTTGTTGCTAGAATGATTGAATCATTCTCTCCATCTCTTCCTCCCTCCCCCCTTCCTCTCATGATAAAAGTTAAAAATTGAACTGCTCTTGACGTTGCAATTAGAGAAGAAGAAAACATTGCTGCGGTTGCACTGTATTGTAAAAGATCTTATGATGAAATTGCCTATGAATAGTCTGAGGTGTTTACCTCCAGGATCAGGAGTATAATTTATGTGGTAAAGTTCCATGAAGATGGGGATACACCATGTTCGTCTTGTATGTAAGTGTCTCGAAGCCTAGCCTTCTCGCTCGATGTATCTACTATCGAATATGAATCACATCTCACCATATATATGTTACTAGAATTACAAGGTACCCAATTCCGTTTAGTCATGACACTTTCATTTTCCACCATTATATACTTTTTTGTGCAATTAATCCATAGCAATTTATTCCATAGTTGCTGCAGCCGTTATGTAAAAAAATTGTTCTTGGCATAGTTAGGTGCTCATAGCTTGTTAAACTCTGAATTCTAAATTGCATATGCATACTAGATATCAAACTATGCACCTTTAAAGAACCCAAATGTGTAATTAATGGGATCAATTACAACTATTTTTTCAGCATTATCAGCATTGTAATGAAAAGATCTGCCAGTCATGCCAGCCTCTGCTATTACTTTCTTATGGTGCTTTTCAAGTGCTAGTAATTTCTTACTGCTCAACTATGCTAACTCTTAAGTCTTAATGAATTCCAAAATGCATGATACATGAACATTTTTCCATGCTATTTATTGAAAATTGTTGTCTTTGACATTTAGACTGATTCTTTCTGCTACAACAACAATACTTCATGCAGGAACCATTTATTAGGAGTTTGCTTATTAGAACAATACATTGTATTTGAAATTTTCCAACATTTTCTTGATACTTTATATTGTTTTACTTGACCTCTAACAAGATTTTGGAGAATTTTGCACATTGGTTTTATAAATAGCCCCATACATCTGCATTTGCAGGAAAGTGAGGATGTTCGGCTTGAGAAGGTTCTGGAGGAAGCAGCAATGGAAAACAAAACAGTAATATTGACCACATTGAATGCGGCATGGGCAACTCCTGGATCCATTATAGATTTATTCATTGAAAGCTTCCAAATTGGTGATGGAACACGCAAACTTCTCGACCATTTGGTTATCATTGCATTGGACAAGCAAGCATACATGCGGTGCTTGTCTATACATGCCCACTGTTTTCCACTTATTACTGAGGGAGCGGATTTCTCTGATGAGAAGCTGTTCATGTCTGCTGGATATCTGTCGATGATGTGGACAAGGATAGAGTTTTTGCGTCTAGTTCTTGAAAAGGGATACAACTTCATTTTCTCGGTAAAGTATTCTCTTTTCTTATGAATGAACATGTAAAAGAGATCTGTAAATCCATTGTTTGATGTTCTTTTACCAAACATTAATATGAAGCTTATGCTCATCATTCATGCATGAGAGATCTACATTCTTGGTGTGGACAAAATGGTGCTTCACTTTCTTTCATAccatcttttttttaatttggtATTTAATCAAAAGCAAAGCGATGCAGATATGGATCTATCTTCATTAGGAAAGAACTTTCTGAATATCTGTTGTTGGTTTAATTGCAGGATGTAGATATCTTGTGGTTCCGGAATCCTTTACCACAATTCTATCCAGAGGTCGATTTTCAGATAGCTTGTGATCACTTCATGGGTGATGCCTTTGATTTAGAAAACATTCCTAATGGCGGATTCAACTATGTTAAGTCTAACAATCTGACCATAGAATTCTACAAGTTTTGGCATGCATCAAGGGAGAAATTTCCAGGACATCATGACCAGGATGTATTTaactttattaagcatgatccatATCTCTTGGAAATGGGAATAAGAGTTAGATTCCTGAGCACTGCTTATTTTGGTGGTCTTTGTGAGCCCAGCAGAGATTTTAGTAAGGTTTGTACAATGCACGCAAATTGCTGTATTGGCTTAAGTAGAAAGATTCATGATTTAAGAGTTATGCTTGATGACTGGAGGACATACATGTCTCTTCCATGGAAGGTAAAAAGATCTAGGGCATTCTCATGGAGGGTACCACAGAATTGCAGGTGAAATATTTAAAAGCATGCATTAAAAGATGATTCCCTAGCTTAAGCTATATTGTTGGTTTTGACTTCAGACTTTTGTAACTTAAGATTCTTGTCTAACATGATAATCTCATCCTTCTGTTCAGTCTTGCTCCTCTAGGCTCATGATGATTGGTGGATACATGCCTTGTGGAAGATTAATGGATTCTTTTACAAATTTAGTTTGCATGTACTTCATGATGTTCCAAAAGATCATCTTTGTACAGGTTGGTATGAAATGGAAAATTTCTTTTCATTTACCCAATCATTTATTCCAGTGTATCTTATGAAAATTCATGCATTATGGTAATGATCATTGGTGAAACTGATAATTTGATGTTTGATTCTGGTAACTTTATATTACAGCTATGCCTGTATATGATCAGGTAGTGCTAGTAGGTTTTGTGCATTAAACTTTATTTCCCTGCAGATAGGTCACTGTTAATAAATTCTCTTATATCATTTGTTTTAAATGGACTTATTCTCTTCgatgatgtattgttagttggtaCATCATTAAGTGTTTGAAGTCATTGGAAAAACCTAGGCTTTCCAAAGTTCTCAGATTCTGAATCACTTGCATTGCCATTACTGTCCGATGAAGTAGAATTTACTGCTGATAGATCACTAATACAAATCTCAAGCATTATCGGTCACTAATTAATGGATATATGATGAGAatgaattttaaattaattatacatgtgtaaTTCAGATTCTAGTTGAACAATGTGGGTGTTGATTTAGAATCAAGGTCCTTTTTTGTGTTCGTCATGGGATGGAGTGGTGTGGGTGAAGATGGGATCTAAGCTGAAACCTTGCATAACTGTGTTGGTGATGTGATGTGCCCCGCAAGAGCCTCCCATGCTCAAGTTAGTTTCTTGTTTGGAGGATTCGGTCAATTGTCAAATATATAGGAATGTAATAGTGCTACAACAAATCAGATGCCTTATGGCATCCTAGGGGGCCCTTTAAGAG
Protein-coding sequences here:
- the LOC103974623 gene encoding transcription factor bHLH52-like, with product MALSLDGSWEAAEHLIPDVGLFHESQSEVADALLGFFSDPVEACRLPIDSLFDRPGDAYDDTGPTLLPSLVPHPCFSAPSVVSLPPDLYAPSDEFDLYHRPKRPRSCNDLCRPWELMPEANSCNVAMPAPAVTGCQVPELSTEFMAPPLPAVVTPACDGERKAGGGCLSAQSVAARARRKRISEKTQELGRLIPGGNKMNTAEMFQAAYKYVKFLQAQVGILELMASIKVQKTRLQYIQSQSFASDGFIGLHMQGWNAPQQVEQKLRLLLASTVVQEKLSGEGRCLVPEQAIESMSTGRDIESDMLISKDLDRFIESVGRSN
- the LOC135605142 gene encoding uncharacterized protein At4g15970-like, whose protein sequence is MRKARVRLSPRALMRPPSPRSTIPGRCLSSLLLVAAVTLPCAVLYRAAAPTSSPSWRPGPAIPDTSPIATQLESEDVRLEKVLEEAAMENKTVILTTLNAAWATPGSIIDLFIESFQIGDGTRKLLDHLVIIALDKQAYMRCLSIHAHCFPLITEGADFSDEKLFMSAGYLSMMWTRIEFLRLVLEKGYNFIFSDVDILWFRNPLPQFYPEVDFQIACDHFMGDAFDLENIPNGGFNYVKSNNLTIEFYKFWHASREKFPGHHDQDVFNFIKHDPYLLEMGIRVRFLSTAYFGGLCEPSRDFSKVCTMHANCCIGLSRKIHDLRVMLDDWRTYMSLPWKVKRSRAFSWRVPQNCSLAPLGS